In Kordiimonas sp. SCSIO 12610, the sequence AAAACGAAAAAACCCCGTTTTGCAGCCTCTTATTCAGGTGGAAGAAAATCAATCAGCGATGCAAGCGGGCTTAGAAACAGAGAGATAACCCAATCTAGCGTCAAAAACTTTCGCTACATGGATATAGGAGCAGGTGCCCCTAAACACTTCATCTCAGACTATAAATATTTCTCAGAGTAAGTGAAACAACGCATTCTAGCGAAGGCATACAAGTGCAAACAGAAACCCAACAATCAATCGCCAAATGGAGTGAAGAAACATTTGGCCCAGTGTCGAACATTACTGCACTATTAGACCGTGCACTCGAGGAATTTACCGAACTAAAAGACGCGGTACAAGACGACAACAAACCTGAAATTGCCAACGAACTTGCGGATATCTTGATCCTATTATACCGCTTCGCTGAGTTAAACGGCATTAATGTTACAGAAGCCATTCAGCATAAAATGTCAATCAACCGTCAACGTAAATGGCAAAGCTATGGTGACGGCACGGGAAAACATATCAAATAAAAAGCGCAATAAAAAAGGCCGCTAAAGAAGCGACCTTTCTATAATGATGTCTGAAGACTGCCTTACTCAGCATCCTCATAGAAGTTTTTGCCTTCCTTAACCGGGCGCCAGATTTTCTTCATAGAGAAATAGAGAAGAATAGTCAGAACCGATAGGAAGATAATAACCATCACACCCATTTTGTGGCGGTCATGAAGGTTAGGCTCAGCCGTATACATAAGGAAGTTCACAAGGTCCTTGGACATTTGATCAAGGTTTGCCTCAGGGTTACCTTCTGCATACTCTACGATACCTTCAGACAAAGGAGGTGCCATCGAAATTACACTACCTTTGAAATATGGATTGTAATACTTACCAGCGCTAACATTAATTCCTTCTGGGGCAGCGCTTTCATCTTCATATCCGGTTAGCAAACTATAAACATAGTTAGCACCGTCATGACGCGCCTTTACCATCAAGGATAGATCAGGTGGAATAGCACCGCCGTTTGCCGACGCCGCAGCGTTATCATTTCTGAACGGGCTCGGGAACGCATCCTGCGGAAGTGCAGCACGAACGGTTTCATCACCAGCATCATCAATGTCACCATCTACTTCATACTCAGCAGCAATGGCCTTGATCTGATCTTCATTATACCCAAGCTTATCAAGGTTGCGGAAACGGAAATATTTCAGGCTATGACAAGCGGAGCATACTTCCTTATAAATTTGGAAGCCACGCTGTGCTGACTGATAATCAAAGTCACCGAAAACGCCGTTGAACTTCCATTCAACCTGCTTTGGGTGCTTCCCTGCACCAGCAGCATTTGCTGCTGACGCAAGGCCCGCTGTAACACAAAGGGCAACAGCAATATTTTTAACGAATTTCATGCTCATCATCCTTTATTCAGCAGGCATTGCTTTTGGTTTGATAACAGCCGACGCAATACTTTCTGGTAACGGCAATGTTCGTTCCATACGGCCGAGCAAAGGCAAGATTACCAAGAAATGTGCGAAATAGTATGCAGTCGCAATAA encodes:
- a CDS encoding dATP/dGTP pyrophosphohydrolase domain-containing protein; protein product: MQTETQQSIAKWSEETFGPVSNITALLDRALEEFTELKDAVQDDNKPEIANELADILILLYRFAELNGINVTEAIQHKMSINRQRKWQSYGDGTGKHIK
- a CDS encoding cytochrome c1, whose protein sequence is MKFVKNIAVALCVTAGLASAANAAGAGKHPKQVEWKFNGVFGDFDYQSAQRGFQIYKEVCSACHSLKYFRFRNLDKLGYNEDQIKAIAAEYEVDGDIDDAGDETVRAALPQDAFPSPFRNDNAAASANGGAIPPDLSLMVKARHDGANYVYSLLTGYEDESAAPEGINVSAGKYYNPYFKGSVISMAPPLSEGIVEYAEGNPEANLDQMSKDLVNFLMYTAEPNLHDRHKMGVMVIIFLSVLTILLYFSMKKIWRPVKEGKNFYEDAE